tggatctggtctggatctggtctggccctggtccggtcctggtccggtcctggtctggtcctgcactggtcctggtctggatctgatctggacctggtcctggtctggtcctggtctggatctggtctggatctggtctggatctggtccggtcctggtctggtcctggtctggtcctggtctggatctcgtccggtcctggtctggtcctggtctggtcctggtccggtcctggtctggatctggtctggatctcgtccggtcctggtctggtcctggtctggtcctggtccggtcctggtctggatctggtctggatctggtctggtcctggtctggtcctggtccggtcctggtccggtcctggtctggatctgatctggtcctggtctggtcctggtctggatctggtccggtcctggtccggtcctggtctggtcctggtctggtcctggtctggatctggtccggtcctggtctggtcctggtctggatctggtccggtcctggtccggtcctggtctggatctgatctggtcctggtctggtcctggtccggtcctggtctggtcctggtctggtcctggtctggatctggtccggtcctggtctggtcctggtctggtgctggtctggatctggtccggtcctggtctggtcctggtctggatctggtctggtcctggtctggtcctggtctggtcctggtctggatctggtccggtcctggtctggtcctggtctgggtCAGGTTTAATACCATCGTCATCATACTGAACTGTACTGATCAGATTTTTAAATCCAGTTTGGACAAACTGTTCTGTGTGTCCTCAGCCTATAAAACAGTGTCTGGAGTCAACGGACCGCTGGTGATCCTGGACCAGGTGAAGGTAAAGGCCTCAgacctgcttcctgttttcatgTCTCCACCTCCAGGACCATAAATCAGAAGAACGGGCCCTCAGATGTTAAATCTGGATCCATCAGTTGAGTTACAGTCCGAGTGTGTGTTCGGGATCTCCCTGGGAGGTCATCGCTGACGCTGCATGTAAAATGGCCGACGGTGTGAGTTTGACCTTGCTGAGGTCACCTGTCTGCTCAGTTCCCCAGGTACGCTGAGATCGTCCACCTGACGCTTCCTGATGGCACCAAGAGGAGCGGCCAGGTTCTGGAGGTCACCGGCTCCAAAGCCGTGGTTCAGGTACTGTAATCCTTCTCTCCAGAGGATGAACTGCAGATTGCAGATCTGtgtttggatttctttcttcagtaaaaaacaacaaatgcttCAAACTGTGCGTCACCTTCTGCAGGTGTTCGAGGGAACTTCAGGTATCGATGCCAAGAAGACGAGCTGTGAGTTCACAGGAGACATCCTGAGGACGCCTGTCTCTGAGGACATGTTGGGTACGACGCACAACCCATTCGTTGTAGAGGAGACGCAACCTGACGAAtgactgagtgtgtttgtgtttgtgcgtctgttgTTTGAAGGTCGTGTGTTTAATGGATCAGGGAAACCCATCGACAGAGGACCAGCCGTCCTGGCTGAAGACTTCCTGGACATCATGGGTACGTAGAGCGGGAACAGgaacacacaacattttcattgtcagaCTGTTGGCCTGGTCTTTAGTTCAACATCGATAAGGAAAAGCGTCCGTTGAATCATGACTGACATGGAGACTTCAAACGGCtcaccaacacacaacacacactttaatcTGTGTTGACATGTAGGTCAGCCCATAAACCCTCAGTGTCGCATTTACCCTGAAGAGATGATCCAGACCGGCATATCTGCCATCGACGGCATGAACAGCATCGCCAGGGGCCAGAAAATACCCATCTTCTCCGCTGCGGGGCTGCCGCACAATgaggtgtacacacacagacacacacagcctatCAACGCCATGtctgctctgtcctctgtgtctcGGCCTGAGTCTTAATTAAACTTAACGAATGAAACGCCTCACTCTGCGATATTTCCGTTTTGATGACTTTGGTCGGTCGTCTTGACGACAGGTGACGTTCTCCACGTTCCTCTCCcgctcttttctctcctcccatcAGATTGCTGCTCAGATCTGCCGGCAGGCCGGTCTGGTGAAGAAGTCCAAGGATGTGATGGATTACAGCGAGGACAACTTCGCCATCGTGTTCGCCGCCATGGGGGTGAGGCGCTTTTTCCAGAGAGGCCCCGCCCTCTCAACCCCGACGGGTGATGTCGCAACAGCTGTGATTTCATCAGTCTGGTTTCTACTCTCCAGGTCAACATGGAGACCGCCAGGTTCTTCAAGTCGGACTTCGAGGAGAACGGTTCCATGGACAACGTGTGCTTGTTCCTCAACCTGGCCAACGACCCCAcgtatgacctttgaccttgaatGAAGAgcctcttgtttgtttttatttacctccTTTTAAAACCAGAGAACTTTAATATATCAACTTCAGATTTGGTTCATTTGAGGAGCATAAATGTGAGTGAGAAGTTTTCTATTTTTGTGCGTTCAGAAGTCGACTTTATTTTCAGGAGGTTTATTCAGTGAGTTAAGCTGATTCTTCTTCAGACTTCAGGTCTGAAGCAGGTTGAAATGTTCATCTCCCAACTCGCTCGTTTCTCGCAGCATTGAGCGAATCATCACGCCCCGTTTGGCACTGACATCAGCAGAGTACCTGGCCTATCAGTGTGAGAAGCACGTCCTCGTCATCCTCACCGACATGAGCTCCTACGCCGAAGCTCTCCGAGAGGTCAGGCGCTTCTTCTgcgcttttattctgaaactgTTGCAGGAAATTGGAAAtaaatggctgtgtgtgttggccGAACTGTGCGTCAGGTGTCGGCAGCCAGGGAGGAAGTGCCGGGACGGCGAGGTTTCCCCGGATACATGTACACCGACCTCGCCACCATTTACGAGAGAGCGGGACGGGTCGAAGGACGCAATGGATCCATCACCCAGATCCCCATCCTCACCATGCCCAACGacggtacacacacacacacacactcgtagacacacacacacacacactggtgcaGGTTTTATTGTGCGTTCTTTGTGTCCTCGTGTCTCTCAGACATCACTCATCCTATTCCTGACCTCACCGGTTACATCACTGAGGGGCAGATCTACGTGGACAGACAGCTCCACAACAGACAGGTAAGACACCAGCGAcaggacttcctggttctgaCTGATGATGGAGACCTTCAAGGGGACCTGCTGGTCTTGagtctgctgttttattttggactgTCGGTCCAGAGCAAACGAAACAAAAACCACTGGGTCCATTTAAGGcgggacaggaagtgatgtcacgTGGTTATCTCTTGTCAGATTTACCCGCCAATCAACGTCCTGCCGTCTCTGTCTCGACTGATGAAATCCGCCATCGGGGAGGGAATGACCCGCAGAGACCACTCTGATGTGTCCAACCAGCtggtgagaacacacacacgtacacacacactcccactctGAAATTGTGTTAACTGCGttcgtttgtgtgtctgtttgtagtACGCCTGTTACGCCATAGGGAAGGACGTCCAGGCCATGAAGGCCGTGGTGGGAGAGGAAGCTCTGACAGCTGATGATCTGCTTTACCTGGAGTTCCTCACCAAGTTTGAGAAGAACTTCATCTCCCAAGGTACACTGGGGCTCCTGTTGTCTCACCCTACTCACGGCCCCTTCGCCACAAGgggctttgtaatcttcccAAGGAATTGGGACGTCACTGCGTAGTTTACAATCGGGCACACAAGCGACTGCGTCCTAGTCTCAGCTGCGCTGTGATTGGTTGCAATCTTCTTCTCTgacttctccacatcctctcgCTCTCTGGGGGTCGCCATTGTTGTTTGGTTCAATATGCAAATTATTACgtaaagcattctgggaaattttcactgGCCCTTTCTCAGGAAGTTAGCATCAGAAAACCCTCCATCTGAAGGGCTACATTCTCTACTACTGCACAACTACCCTCGAGGGAATGCACAAAATTTAGGGGTAGGGAGTATATTGGGACTGGGCCTTTATGTCTCCTGATGTCTCCTGATGTCTCTTCATGTCCCCTGTTGTCTCTTCATGTCCCCTGGTCTGTCGTAATGTCTCCTGATGTCTCCTGATGTCTCCCGATGTCTCTTCATGTCTCTTCATGTCCCCTGGTCTGTCGTAATGTCTCCTGATGTCTCCTGATGTCTCCCGATGTCTCTTCATGTCTCTTCATGTCTCCTGATGTCTCCTGATGTCTCTTCATGTCTCTTCATGTCTCCTGATGTCTCCTGATGTCTCCTGATGTCTCTTCATGTCTCTTCATGTCTCTTCATGTCTCCTAATGTCTCCTGATGTCTCCTGATGTCTCTTCATGTCTCTTCATGTCTCTTCATGTCTCCTAATGTCTCCTGATGTCTCCTGATGTCTCTTCATGTCTCTTCATGTCTCCTGATGTCTCCTGATGTCTCTTCATGTCTCTTCATGTCTCCTGATGTCTCCTGATGTCTCTTCATGTCTCTTCATGTCTCTTCATGTCTCCTGATGTCTCCTGATGTCTCTTCATGTCTCTTCATGTCTCCTGATGTCTCCTGATGTCTCCTGATGTCCAGGTGCCTATGAGAACCGGAGTGTGTTTGAGACTCTGGACATCGGATGGCAGCTGATGAGGATCTTCCCCAAAGAGATGCTGAAGAGGA
This sequence is a window from Echeneis naucrates chromosome 12, fEcheNa1.1, whole genome shotgun sequence. Protein-coding genes within it:
- the atp6v1b2 gene encoding V-type proton ATPase subunit B, brain isoform: MAMKALRGMMNGAMSELSSAVSGTRPNPNPNPAAAAASREHVMAVSRDYISQPRLTYKTVSGVNGPLVILDQVKFPRYAEIVHLTLPDGTKRSGQVLEVTGSKAVVQVFEGTSGIDAKKTSCEFTGDILRTPVSEDMLGRVFNGSGKPIDRGPAVLAEDFLDIMGQPINPQCRIYPEEMIQTGISAIDGMNSIARGQKIPIFSAAGLPHNEIAAQICRQAGLVKKSKDVMDYSEDNFAIVFAAMGVNMETARFFKSDFEENGSMDNVCLFLNLANDPTIERIITPRLALTSAEYLAYQCEKHVLVILTDMSSYAEALREVSAAREEVPGRRGFPGYMYTDLATIYERAGRVEGRNGSITQIPILTMPNDDITHPIPDLTGYITEGQIYVDRQLHNRQIYPPINVLPSLSRLMKSAIGEGMTRRDHSDVSNQLYACYAIGKDVQAMKAVVGEEALTADDLLYLEFLTKFEKNFISQGAYENRSVFETLDIGWQLMRIFPKEMLKRIPQSTLAEFYPREAKH